The Theileria annulata chromosome 3, complete sequence, *** SEQUENCING IN PROGRESS *** genome has a segment encoding these proteins:
- a CDS encoding chromodomain protein (HP1-like), putative: protein MLSSLNLTMTETNQTPADTENEDDEFEVEDVLDFKYVKGKPKYLIKWKGYPPEDNTWEPEENMTHLPDFADKMKSLRQKYDESKSNKSRSQSSDNLSSPKVYKSEESASEKKRKRTSDDKVKSSEDDKETEKTLKNKVQENEKVPKRKDDKKEKQLSEDKLDGKKDKNKETDNQKTTLIEQNSKEIKNLKFTDLNLKNNKESKNKSHLLHQGFAEEAVEVEDLLDYKPKFKRDYFLVRWKGDWEDSWEPRENLLIVGELTNKMNDLKMSYLRVYGNAEMDNDVFVVIQSIRISGNATLSAVVVEVTRDSEKRTLFPLQEVRQRWPQQLLDFLLSRLRLKTS from the exons ATGTTATCCTCCCTTAATCTCACAATGACAGAAACAAACCAAACTCCAGCAGATACGgaaaatgaagatgatgaattTGAAGTGGAAGATGTACTGGATTTTAAGTATGTAAAAGGaaag cCCAAATATTTGATCAAGTGGAAGGGATACCCTCCAGAAGATAACACATGGGAACCTGAG GAAAACATGACACATCTCCCTGATTTTGCTGATAAGATGAAATCTTTGAGGCAAAAGTATGACGAATCAAAATCAAA TAAGTCAAGAAGCCAGAGTTCTGATAATCTATCCTCGCCAAAAGTCTATAAAAGTGAAGAATCGGCTTCAGAAAAAAAGAGAAAAAGGACGTCGGACGATAAGGTTAAATCCTCAGAAGATGATAAAGAAACTGAAAAAACGTTAAAGAACAAGGTAcaagaaaatgaaaaggTGCCAAAAAGGaaagatgataaaaaagaaaaacAATTATCTGAAGATAAGTTAGATGGAAAAAAGGATAAAAATAAGGAAACTGATAACCAAAAAACAACCCTGATAGAGCAGAATAGTAAGGAGATAAAAAACCTGAAATTTACCGATTTAAACttaaaaaacaataaaGAATCGAAGAATAAATCCCATCTTCTTCACCAAGGATTCGCTGAAGAAGCAGTTGAAGTCGAAGACCTCTTAGACTACAAACCAAAATTTAAGAGA GATTACTTTTTAGTAAGATGGAAAGGTGATTGGGAAGATTCATGGGAGCCCAGAGAAAACTTACTGATAGTCGGGGAACTtacaaataaaatgaatgaCCTTAAAATGAGTTATTTGAGAGTATACGGAAACGCGGAAATGGATAATGATGTTTTTGTAGTCATTCAATCGATAAGAATTAGCGGGAACGCAACATTATCAGCTGTAGTTGTTGAAGTTACTAG GGATAGTGAAAAGAGAACTTTGTTTCCCTTGCAAGAGGTTAGACAAAGATGGCCACAGCAATTACTTGATTTCCTTCTATCGAGACTTAGACTCAAAACTTCTTaa
- a CDS encoding uncharacterized protein (note;~Tap-140g05.q1c.cand.24 - score = 32.04) → MLNSYLLRSLSVLLSTPLKYDLKRSLSEIKKAFEICKQQEKNIGFVEYSYIPRKRCRVTYLKSRFKHRKAIRHYVFEQYNYNITVLNPVHIDVLISSILGSLSPSVHARCTFSWNYPQKTNNLQLPYTNSQISKYNIHTKPLTTEEYKIETSVINRILNSNKVDKDNLSKINNQIIAFILKFSRDVKLTEPQLGLKKKLNELSSILNSSVREKQLFLFNKPKEVNARGLYIYGGVGQGKTMLMDSFYETLKVSKKRIHFHEFMIQIQKNLHDIKTKINPTTKTNLINLVCDEIVNKYKLLCLDEFHVTHISDAMILKELFTTLFNKGLVLVCTSNRAPEELYKNGLNRDRFLPFIPILYKFCDVYHLDTENFRQKMPNNCTNKEENESHYLDSVIYVNKDMDFFTNLYSNDLKIDKRDIKERWIQVTPLRKVRIPLSHEKVAFLTFSDLFPNNSFIGTDSLIKIGEEFRTFFLTDIPEFDANLRYNNKLKIFIQFIDILYEKIPMVYNRLCVCNNKLLFRNLKLVLSTSKPLIYIFGSYGIIKLFDEFYNKIKSKVIEKEAFEINDFINLTNTLGIDKRNSEKLFDSLLNPDEKVLTTKRLLSIIDTHEQLTKGLQPKNFILYKLDTYDDDADEEEFQCSRTLSRLFHMSTKDYLMKC, encoded by the exons ATGTTAAATTCCTATTTGTTGCGCAGTCTGTCAGTTTTACTATCCACGCCGCTGAAGTATGACCTGAAAAGGTCATTGTCTGAAATTAAAAAGGCATTCGAAATTTGTAAACAACAG GAAAAAAACATAGGATTCGTCGAATATTCCTATATTCCTAGAAAACGCTGCCGTGTAACATATTTAAAGTCAAGATTCAAGCACAGAAAAGCAATCCGACACTACGTATTCGAACAGTATAATTACAACATCACAGTCTTGAACCCAGTACACATCGATGTACTGATATCATCAATCTTAGGAAGCCTTAGCCCTTCAGTCCACGCACGCTGTACATTTAGCTGGAATTATCCTCagaaaacaaataatttacaactACCATACACTAACTCGCAAATTTccaaatataatattcaCACAAAACCATTGACAACAGAAGAATATAAGATAGAAACTAGTGTTATTAATCGTATATTAAACAGTAATAAAGTTGATAAAGATAATTTGTCCAAGATAAATAATCAAAT AATTGCatttattcttaaatttaGCAGGGATGTTAAACTAACAGAGCCACAGCTTGGTTTGAAGAAAAAGTTAAACGAGTTGAGTAGTATCCTTAACAGTAGTGTTAGAGAgaaacaattatttttattcaataaacCGAAAGAAGTTAACGCAAGAGGACTTTATATATATGGAGGAGTGGGTCAAGGAAAAACAATGCTAATGGATTCGTTTTATGAAACACTGAAAGTATCGAAAAAAAGGATCCATTTCCATGAATTCATGATTCAAATACAAAAGAACCTGCACGATATCAAAACCAAAATAAATCCCACAACCAAAACCAATCTCATTAACTTGGTTTGCGATGAAATTGTAAACAAATACAAGTTACTCTGCTTGGATGAGTTCCACGTTACACACATCTCAGATGCCATGATTCTTAAAGAACTATTCACAACACTATTCAAC AAGGGGTTGGTGCTGGTGTGTACAAGTAATAGAGCGCCAGAGGAGttgtataaaaatggaCTCAACCGTGATAGGTTCCTGCCCTTCATACCAATATTGTACAAATTCTGTGACGTTTATCACCTGGACACGGAAAATTTCAGACAGAAAATGCCAAACAATTGTACAaataaagaagaaaatgaatCCCATTACCTCGACAGCGTCATTTATGTGAATAAGGATATGGATTTTTTTACGAACCTGTACTCAAATGATTTGAAAATAGATAAACGTGATATAAAAGAAAGATGGATACAAGTCACACCACTGAGAAAAGTTAGGATTCCACTATCGCACGAAAAGGTCGCATTCCTAACTTTTTCAGACCTCTTTCCCAACAACTCGTTTATCGGAACAGACTCCCTAATTAAGATTGGTGAAGAGTTTCGCACGTTCTTTCTGACAGATATACCAGAGTTCGATGCCAATCTCCGCTACAATAACAAActgaaaatatttatcCAGTTCATCGATATATTGTACGAAAA AATACCTATGGTATATAATAGACTGTGTGtatgtaataataaattattatttagaaaCTTAAAGTTGGTTTTATCCACCAGTAAACCGTTGATTTATATATTCGGGTCATACGGAATCATAAAG CTGTTCGACGagttttataataaaatcaagtCAAAAGTGATTGAGAAAGAAGCttttgaaattaatgacTTCATAAACTTGACAAACACACTTGGTATTGATAAAAG AAATtctgaaaaattattcGATTCTTTGCTAAACCCTGATGAAAAGGTGTTAACCACTAAAAGATTGTTGAGTATTATTGACACACATGAACAATTAACCAAGGGATTGCAGCCCAAAAACTTCATATTATACAAACTTGATAC GTATGACGACGATGCAGACGAGGAGGAATTTCAGTGCTCAAGGACGCTTTCAAGACTGTTCCACATGTCAACAAAGGATTACTTAAtgaaatgttaa
- a CDS encoding uncharacterized protein (note;~Tap-140g05.q1c.cand.27 - score = 14.52;~1 probable transmembrane helix predicted for TA02710 by TMHMM2.0 at aa 7-29;~Signal anchor predicted for TA02710 by SignalP 2.0 HMM (Signal peptide probability 0.295, signal anchor probability 0.686) with cleavage site probability 0.216 between residues 20 and 21), producing the protein MDTRKISILSGILIGATALALLIFKFVSIRKRHTAVDDRFFIPERTYPSFIEITTKDGSELKVNDTSQYNVKKYFSSKIQMYEYIFEENAKCVGFNYKSMNVWKQKDGRDGPYPVSIMFYTKNDVIIVDFGKDNTLVYKFKNNEWVPETSSRILLDLDIDIKDNNSDINYNSIYNRDVYIPKAGKYIQSVSHLNNELYSGKAFPDLLDKVIVNNASTPRVVSLNTLDGRNIQVTLN; encoded by the coding sequence atggatACTCGTAAGATTTCTATTTTATCTGGTATTTTAATTGGAGCCACAGCTTTAGCACTCCTAATTTTTAAGTTTGTTTCCATTAGGAAAAGACATACCGCTGTTGATGATAGATTTTTCATTCCCGAACGAACTTATCCTTCTTTCATTGAAATAACAACAAAGGATGGTTCAGAACTTAAAGTCAATGATACATCACAGTATAATGTAAAGAAATACTTTTCTAGCAAAATTCAAATGTATGAATACATTTTTGAAGAAAATGCTAAATGTGTTGGTTTTAACTATAAAAGTATGAACGTTTGGAAACAGAAAGATGGAAGAGATGGTCCATACCCAGTATCAATAATGTTTTATACTAAAAATGACGTAATAATAGTTGATTTTGGAAAGGACAATACATTggtttataaatttaaaaataatgaatggGTCCCTGAAACCAGTAGTAGAATCCTTTTGGATTTGGATATAGATATTAAAGATAACAACAgtgatataaattataattcaATCTATAATCGAGATGTATACATTCCTAAAGCTGGAAAGTACATTCAATCAGTTAGTCATTtgaataatgaattatacAGTGGTAAAGCTTTCCCCGATCTTCTGGATAAAGTAATCGTAAATAATGCTAGTACGCCTAGGGTAGTATCCCTTAATACTTTAGATGGTCGTAATATTCAAGTTACATTAAACTGA
- a CDS encoding uncharacterized protein (note;~Tap-140g05.q1c.cand.26 - score = 14.61) has translation MVLDDSEHPELKCDIDVYNVPFGIPIPHNSNEFTKPIVLNKNLDSECLKKYDKESDLHKLLVTLKDVSYDYQYLDHPADVILLGQGKSIKEALESISISLFNYISDLSYVEPKHLKTIEVTGKGLIKLLYHLLDECLYLYSGDYFIAKYVLIEDLNSTCTNSDNYFENYEFKIKAIALGDYYDKNIHKCGTEIKAITMHHLSIKLWIEDQVYEFKNDMESNKADFLKHLKNLRVTKCKAFALVDI, from the coding sequence ATGGTTTTGGATGATTCTGAACATCCGGAACTCAAATGTGATATTGATGTTTATAATGTTCCTTTTGGCATTCCAATTCCACATAATtcaaatgaatttacaAAACCAATAgttttaaacaaaaatttaGATTCTGAATGCCTGAAAAAATATGACAAGGAATCTGatttacataaattattagttacaCTTAAAGATGTTTCATATGATTATCAATACCTAGATCACCCAGCAGATGTCATATTGTTAGGACAAGGGAAATCAATTAAAGAGGCATTGGAATCCATTTCTATCTCactatttaattatatttcaGATTTATCATACGTAGAACCCAAACATCTTAAAACAATAGAAGTCACCGGGAAAGGGTTAATTAAGTTATTATACCATTTATTAGACGAATGCTTATATTTGTATAGTGGTGATTATTTTATAGCCAAGTATGTGTTAATAGAGGACCTAAATTCAACATGTACTAATTCCgataattattttgaaaattatgaatttaaaataaaagcAATTGCTTTAGGAGATTATTATGATAAGAATATACATAAATGTGGAACTGAAATAAAGGCAATAACTATGCATCATCttagtattaaattatgGATTGAAGATCAGGTTTACGAATTCAAAAACGACATGGAATCCAACAAAGCTGATTTCTTAAAACACTTAAAAAATCTTAGAGTTACAAAATGCAAGGCATTTGCACTAGTCGACATATAA
- a CDS encoding 50S ribosomal protein L17, putative (SMART 1 transmembrane domain at aa 13-35; pfam:Ribosomal_L17 (PF01196) at aa 64-162, E()=7.10e-15;~1 probable transmembrane helix predicted for TA02695 by TMHMM2.0 at aa 13-35), whose translation MSISVFLLIKSIYFLYFLFFFNKFTSHSFINFGYFGRKLDSFILYGNLRTCKKLKRTHSGRKALLRSLTTEVLRHGRIITTFNKARQAKPRVERIIKYSKKENKRHARILINSYLYDRQLTENVLKLAPERFKERHGGYCRIKRLSSCNVGDNSNRAILELLEY comes from the coding sequence ATGTCTATTAGTGTATTCTTattgataaaatcaatatactttttatattttttattttttttcaACAAATTTACTTCCCATTCCTTTATAAACTTTGGCTACTTTGGTCGAAAGTTAGATTCCTTCATTTTATATGGTAATTTGCGCACTTGCAAGAAATTAAAACGGACCCATTCTGGCAGAAAAGCTCTTTTACGCTCATTAACTACTGAGGTGCTTCGCCATGGCAGGATTATCACTACTTTTAACAAGGCTCGTCAGGCCAAGCCCAGGGTTGAAAGGATTATAAAGTACTCCAAGAAGGAGAATAAAAGGCATGCCcgtattttaattaatagcTACTTGTATGACCGACAGCTGACTGAGAACGTTTTGAAGCTTGCTCCCGAAAGATTCAAGGAACGTCACGGTGGATACTGCAGGATAAAGCGGCTCAGTTCCTGCAATGTTGGCGATAACTCGAATCGTGCaattttggaattattagagtattaa
- a CDS encoding uncharacterized protein (note;~Tap-140g05.q1c.cand.28 - score = 52.92;~1 probable transmembrane helix predicted for TA02715 by TMHMM2.0 at aa 5-27;~Signal peptide predicted for TA02715 by SignalP 2.0 HMM (Signal peptide probability 0.937, signal anchor probability 0.063) with cleavage site probability 0.452 between residues 21 and 22) has protein sequence MNKLWVALTLVLVFAVALTIALTLTFVYKGRKKEDKEDKEEKVKKVVWKFKVEELDSVLKPSENVLEFDLNGNSDQTLGKYKLTLKPVSHTFDKTELSGRAFTSEPEMRLKGFSGDVSEVSFDKVVLCSGFTTFLKDDKVDFVSLWHSGDFHHYSTKGELLSKGPFPFAAGDPSKSPDKLDLPKGKDLEPTKPPVIPPVPKEPEPTTPKEPEPTTPKEPEPTTPKKEEEKEKDEKKPYEKFIRLEDIVDGDAVIDLSLYTFATQEKPYEYEVNKVTVKISLANEVGQFKSFVYERKDGKIFKPVLSFDGTYVKLPDSSVKQLRSFLNERGEPLVVTYLDSDRNRKSWAHKGKNEWELRFEILTEGLLEHFAAFLDGSTILDVSVKSGSYDGGLYTVQVSETTHVERKYQDFRSFTHKFYDVSGTGTNVKSKVYKYKLRSLELVGLSLKPEVDRVVVYFSKFDEELVKPFMITLFVELAELNYVYTIDNTYSLETDNEKILPKLELFASRFTHFASIDPTKRETYSPSIFESSIYLYSKVVVECQNHNPSKQFVKCVHTLESQSQRVPFTVSSVRKFFLSPPDTKVTSVEVFHVRSDKPGLLLRFISSSEPVTYLLKDGQYNRSSFDDKELTEMLRFASYTEANYINVDFYNYSAYCYNGTFHEPKHPSKTVIVKSENHKLLQHVMKVEHTLEKKSGVKDLFKVFETNGFLADLPDEKFKSVDVYFSFRVANHALMVVFFSETSHFVYTWNGRQYVHEKNLKLYNLATRLKTLLYKVFEVLYLDLTPTGQFSIKYVDSENKVEDVKVEVKDLGDFADPISGSTDSTIKKNLYTLPKCTEIRLIDGSFYALKSSESHFFTALVFHWTHNSVKKPVFLTISTDKKIVYLRLTKSVKKWEEYHHGYEIMKFLPEAIRAASS, from the coding sequence ATGAATAAGCTTTGGGTTGCTTTAACTCTTGTACTTGTATTTGCTGTAGCATTAACAATTGCTTTGACTTTGACATTTGTCTATAAGGGCAGGAAAAAGGAAGATAAAGAAGACAAAGAGGAAAAAGTCAAGAAAGTAGTTTGGAAATTCAAAGTAGAAGAACTTGATTCTGTTTTGAAACCAAGTGAGAATGTTCTTGAATTTGATCTTAATGGAAATTCCGATCAGACTCTCggtaaatataaattgacCTTAAAACCTGTTTCTCATACCTTTGATAAAACTGAGTTGAGTGGTCGTGCATTTACTTCGGAGCCAGAAATGAGATTAAAAGGCTTCTCAGGTGATGTCAGTGAAGTTTCATTTGATAAAGTAGTCCTATGTTCTGGTTTTACTACCTTTCTTAAGGATGATAAAGTTGACTTTGTTAGTTTGTGGCATAGTGGAGATTTTCACCACTATTCTACCAAGGGAGAACTATTATCTAAAGGTCCATTCCCTTTCGCTGCTGGTGACCCATCTAAGAGTCCTGATAAGCTTGATTTGCCCAAAGGTAAAGATTTAGAGCCTACCAAGCCTCCAGTCATTCCTCCAGTACCTAAGGAACCTGAACCTACCACACCTAAGGAACCTGAACCTACCACACCTAAGGAACCAGAACCTACCACACCTAAgaaagaagaagaaaagGAAAAGGATGAGAAAAAACCTTACGAGAAGTTTATTCGACTTGAAGATATTGTTGATGGAGATGCTGTCATTGATTTATCTCTTTACACTTTCGCTACTCAAGAAAAACCATATGAATATGAAGTGAATAAAGTTACGGTTAAAATTTCCCTAGCTAATGAAGTTGGacaatttaaatcatttgtATACGAACGTAAAGAtggaaaaatatttaagcCAGTTCTATCTTTTGATGGAACATATGTCAAGCTTCCAGATTCTTCTGTAAAACAACTTAGATCTTTTTTAAACGAGCGTGGTGAACCACTCGTTGTAACTTATCTAGATAGTGATCGTAATCGTAAATCTTGGGCTCACAAAGGTAAAAATGAATGGGAATTAAGGTTTGAGATTTTAACCGAGGGTTTACTTGAACATTTTGCGGCCTTTTTAGATGGTTCAACAATTTTGGATGTCTCTGTCAAATCAGGATCATATGACGGTGGATTATATACGGTTCAGGTTTCTGAAACTACTCATGTTGAAAGGAAATACCAAGATTTTAGATCATTTACTCACAAATTTTATGATGTCTCGGGAACTGGTACAAATGTTAAATCTAAAgtttacaaatataaacTCAGAAGTTTAGAATTAGTTGGATTGTCACTTAAACCTGAAGTTGATCGTGTTGTTGTTTATTTCTCAaaatttgatgaagaaCTTGTTAAACCATTCATGATAACCCTTTTCGTCGAACTTGCCGAACTTAACTATGTATACACAATTGATAATACCTATTCCCTCGAAACTGACAATGAAAAGATTTTACCTAAACTTGAATTATTTGCTTCTAGGTTTACTCATTTTGCAAGTATCGACCCAACAAAACGTGAAACATATAGCCCATCAATTTTTGAATCttctatttatttatattctaaaGTTGTTGTAGAATGTCAAAATCATAACCCATCTAAACAATTCGTAAAATGCGTCCACACATTAGAATCTCAAAGTCAGCGTGTTCCATTTACTGTATCATCTgttagaaaattttttcttaGTCCCCCCGATACCAAAGTAACAAGCGTTGAAGTATTTCACGTTCGTAGTGATAAACCCGGCCTTTTACTCAGATTTATATCTTCCTCTGAACCTGTCACTTATCTGCTCAAGGATGGACAATATAATAGAAGTTCTTTTGATGATAAAGAATTAACAGAAATGCTCAGATTTGCTTCCTACACTGAAGCCAACTACATAAATGTTGATTTTTATAACTACTCAGCTTATTGTTATAATGGTACTTTTCATGAACCAAAACATCCATCAAAGACCGTAATTGTCAAATCCGAAAATCACAAACTACTCCAACACGTAATGAAGGTAGAACACACATTGGAAAAGAAATCTGGTGTCAAAGATTTGTTTAAAGTTTTCGAAACAAATGGATTTTTAGCTGACTTGCCAGATGAAAAGTTTAAAAGTGTAGATGTGTATTTTTCATTCCGTGTTGCAAATCATGCACTTATGGTTGTTTTCTTTTCTGAAACAAGTCATTTCGTTTATACTTGGAATGGTCGACAATATGTTCAcgaaaaaaatttaaaattatataatttagcAACAAGACTTAAAACTTTGTTATACAAAGTGTTTGAAGTTCTTTATCTTGATTTGACACCTACTGGGCAATTCAGTATCAAATATGTGGATTCAGAAAACAAAGTTGAGGATGTCAAAGTTGAAGTTAAAGATCTCGGTGATTTCGCGGATCCAATTAGTGGTTCAACTGATTCaactattaaaaaaaatcTCTATACTCTACCAAAGTGCACTGAAATAAGGTTAATAGACGGTAGCTTTTATGCACTAAAAAGTTCTGAATCCCATTTTTTTACTGCTTTGGTTTTTCATTGGACTCATAATAGTGTTAAAAAGCCAGTATTTTTAACAATATCCACtgataaaaaaattgtttatttgaGATTAACCAAATCAGTAAAAAAATGGGAAGAATACCACCATGGATAtgaaattatgaaatttttaCCAGAAGCAATAAGAGCCGCATCAAGCTAA
- a CDS encoding ribosomal protein L15, putative (note;~Tap-140g05.q1c.cand.25 - score = 36.59;~SMART pfam:Ribosomal_L15 (PF01305) at aa 264-369, E()=1.40e-21;~Signal peptide predicted for TA02700 by SignalP 2.0 HMM (Signal peptide probability 0.646, signal anchor probability 0.022) with cleavage site probability 0.573 between residues 16 and 17), whose product MYHIILYMCVLTNVLCFILKKSTFFTSDHVFKDKLYTVNFSVTEDSNYIPPYIGVEYTSEDIKKEEEEIKDFFEVNSFGRKRDKVPRAHPLYKFLKYERKQVIKLERFHKNRNAELRKQEWRDFFQSVKDGTDKPIFTKEQQSLWQQLLTKFAEISEPLLKELELIESNGDLEIEDKYRLSEKVREQIQSLQNDVFDTYEKEFEETGALKAAQDCIIPRYVWDLSQRDPRHSIFKLPENCEIPYKHMWESTVHGGGLKEGEEVLKLHKLPSLGEKTKKRLGRGHGSGKGGSSGRGCKGQKHRSGKYVNPMFEGGQTPLYRRIPKFVGRPLGHGVRYKRCKYELIPLSELNRAPDGATVDWAYLERIGAKLGRYKLDYPIKVVGDKRAHGEKKTEITSKNLIVKVWNTESHSAHAFTKSAAKAIMDAGGKCLLLRPRTHDIVQEEYDPRIPRAKRYIFSGKISRHERKRREIIKSLKETPTPKIIES is encoded by the exons ATGTAccatattattttatatatgtGTGTGTTGACCAATGTATtatgttttattttaaaaaaatcaacCTTCTTTACCTCTGATCACGtttttaaagataaattgTATACAGTAAATTTTAGTGTAACTGAAGATTCTAACTATATTCCCCCGTATATTGGAGTCGAATATACATCAGAAGACATAAAAAAAGAGGAGGAAGAGATTAAGGATTTTTTTGAAGTCAACTCATTCGGAAGAA aaaGGGATAAAGTGCCTAGAGCACATCCactttataaatttttaaaatacgAAAGAAAACAAGTAATTAAACTGGAACGTTTCCATAAAAACCGAAACGCAGAACTCCGTAAACAAGAATGGCGTGATTTTTTTCAGTCAGTAAAG GATGGAACGGATAAACCAATATTTACCAAAGAACAGCAATCTTTGTGGCAACAACTATTAACCAA ATTTGCTGAAATTTCAGAACCATTACTAAAAGAATTGGAACTAATAGAATCTAACGGAGATTTAGAAATTGAGGACAAGTATAGGCTTTCTGAAAAAGTAAGAGAGCAAATACAATCACTACAAAATGACGTTTTCGACACCTATGAAAAGGAATTTGAAGAAACCGGAGCCTTAAAAGCTGCTCAGGATTGTAT TATCCCTAGATATGTATGGGACTTGAGTCAACGTGATCCCAGGCATTCAATATTCAAGTTGCCCGAAAACTGTGAAATTCCATACAAACACATGTGGGAg AGTACTGTTCACGGAGGGGGTCTTAAAGAGGGAGAGGAAGTTTTAAAACTTCACAAGTTGCCATCATTAGGagaaaaaactaaaaaaagACTAGGCCGGGGGCATGGTTCAGGTAAAGGTGGAAGCTCTGGAAGAGGATGTAAGGGTCAAAAACACAGATCCGGCAAATATGTCAACCCAA TGTTTGAAGGTGGGCAAACACCTTTATATAGACGGATACCTAAATTTGTTGGGAGGCCTTTGGGTCATGGTGTTCGTTATAAACGGTGTAAATATGAACTCATTCCACTAAGTGAACTGAACAGGGCTCCCGATGGAGCCACAGTTGATTGGGCCTATTTAGAGAGAATAGGAGCCAAATTAGGGAGATATAAGCTAGACTACCCAATCAAG GTCGTTGGTGATAAGAGAGCGCATGGTGAAAAGAAGACGGAAATAACTTCCAAAAACTTAATAGTAAAGGTATGGAATACTGAATCTCATTCa GCTCATGCCTTTACTAAATCTGCTGCAAAGGCTATAATGGATGCCGGGGGGAAGTGTTTATTGCTCAGACCTAGGACTCATGATATTGTTCAAGAGGAATATGATCCAAGAATCCCAAGAGCCAAACGATATATTTTTTCTGGTAAAATATCCAGACATGAAAGAAAAAGAAGAGAGATTATTAAATCCTTAAAAGAAACTCCAACTCCAAAGATTATAGAATCTTGA